In Crassostrea angulata isolate pt1a10 chromosome 6, ASM2561291v2, whole genome shotgun sequence, a genomic segment contains:
- the LOC128188175 gene encoding 5-hydroxytryptamine receptor 1B-like — MAINDQTEFQLDDYGYHNITLSHKENVIILDLVFFIFTATSIIFLNVFVVALVLKLGFKKINKNPFNVQIMSLIVSDFMVGVTLLPTQITYFLGHQADLDCGVRCAVFMISYMASLLHVCVICLDRWWIIYFNKTQTRKQLFPRCMFLLFGTWVAAFLIEFIPFVLWREENTGVCSIANVFGDYYNEAFGYQVCTHIAVISCITVFYGLIIGFILNKRKRLNPAHGRNSEISAISSRMSHFDNNSKGKSMPSMKSQQEISRNGTDFTQQMKHDSRQNKAIQTMGFIIGSHLLCVGPLITMLMMEIFGNLERTSVSWHHVVIYIACLGSAINPILYAFRIPEVNKAMAKFCRVNNASFD, encoded by the coding sequence ATGGCCATCAACGATCAGACGGAGTTCCAGCTGGATGATTACGGGTACCACAACATCACCCTCTCCCACAAGGAGAACGTCATCATCCTAGACCTCGTCTTCTTCATCTTCACCGCGACCTCCATCATCTTCCTCAATGTCTTTGTGGTGGCACTGGTTCTAAAACTTGGTTTTAAGAAGATCAACAAGAATCCATTCAACGTCCAGATCATGAGCCTCATTGTCAGCGACTTCATGGTCGGGGTCACGCTCCTCCCCACACAGATCACCTACTTTCTGGGTCACCAGGCGGACCTGGACTGCGGCGTCCGGTGCGCGGTATTCATGATTTCCTACATGGCCTCCTTGCTCCATGTCTGCGTGATCTGTTTAGATAGGTGGTGGATCATCTACTTCAACAAGACTCAGACCAGAAAGCAACTCTTTCCGCGATGCATGTTCCTTCTGTTCGGGACTTGGGTGGCTGCCTTTCTGATAGAGTTCATTCCCTTTGTTTTATGGCGGGAAGAGAACACCGGTGTGTGTTCGATTGCAAATGTTTTCGGAGATTATTATAACGAGGCCTTTGGATATCAGGTATGCACGCATATTGCAGTCATATCGTGTATAACGGTGTTTTACGGTTTAATCATCGGTTTTATTCTTAACAAAAGGAAGCGCTTAAACCCCGCTCACGGCAGGAACTCGGAAATTAGCGCGATATCTAGTCGGATGTCgcattttgataataattcgAAAGGCAAATCGATGCCGTCTATGAAATCTCAACAAGAAATTTCAAGGAATGGGACCGATTTTACCCAACAAATGAAACACGACAGTCGCCAAAATAAAGCCATTCAGACAATGGGGTTCATCATTGGCAGCCACCTTCTCTGCGTCGGGCCGCTTATAACCATGCTGATGATGGAGATTTTTGGTAACCTGGAGCGGACGTCCGTTTCTTGGCATCACGTGGTTATTTATATCGCCTGTCTGGGGTCAGCCATTAACCCAATTCTCTATGCATTCAGAATACCGGAAGTCAACAAAGCGATGGCCAAATTCTGTCGTGTGAACAATGCTTCTTTTGATTGA